Proteins encoded within one genomic window of Companilactobacillus zhachilii:
- a CDS encoding MerR family transcriptional regulator, with protein sequence MAYSIGQVAEKTGLSSYTLRYYDKEGLMPFVHRGNGGRREFTDDDMDFVDLISCLKQTGMSLKEIREFVNMSMEGNDTLEKRLEMFKRQRDEVMKQIEQSQRYLKKLDYKVKYFEAACANGSEDGLEEFCDTLEATSKVNRSINN encoded by the coding sequence ATGGCATATTCAATTGGGCAAGTAGCAGAAAAGACCGGTCTTTCTAGTTACACACTGCGCTATTATGATAAAGAAGGTTTGATGCCTTTCGTTCACCGCGGGAATGGGGGACGTCGTGAATTTACTGATGATGACATGGATTTTGTTGACTTGATTTCTTGTTTGAAACAAACGGGGATGTCTCTGAAAGAAATTAGAGAATTTGTCAATATGTCTATGGAAGGAAATGACACTTTAGAAAAAAGACTAGAGATGTTTAAGCGACAACGTGATGAAGTCATGAAACAAATCGAGCAGTCACAGCGATATTTAAAGAAACTAGACTATAAAGTAAAGTATTTTGAAGCAGCTTGCGCTAATGGTTCTGAAGATGGTTTAGAAGAATTTTGTGATACTTTGGAAGCTACTTCAAAAGTCAATCGTTCAATCAATAACTAA
- a CDS encoding cellulose biosynthesis cyclic di-GMP-binding regulatory protein BcsB has translation MTYTQNFQNETTTLSGKSVQSNMYFTKMDYWDIKKATFNLNFQISQLSSRQVSDITVSINGVKFDSFRPKDETGAQSQQIEIPLNLLSGTNKLQINGQILNQTSDKDYQLQQTPANWLTINQGSNVNFEYSLKPAENTLHSFYHHFSGQDTVSFQHSKIVTSNNPSADELTASMIALSGESRVISTDNDQVHVVRMNNSHPKKDDYLMVVAKYNKLPDNLKKQINSNKINNQAIIKTYYTNNRYYLIVTAQTGSLLKKAARFVANEELMNETDKASEMVDANTDTFTSSLHDNGHYQLSSSEDNVQGAGHQETSYFITLPNDHTNIDDSLLKLKFRYSKNLNFNRALATVYINKTIVGSKKLSAAKADGDTMTVNVPRGIALGNSFQVRVAFDLEMLDQNTSDNSNTPWAQIEPKSSIYVKSERGNDLLFSNYPTLFINNQTYDNLAVVIPKTLSNYDFKTLTNIFNLIGNFSKSNTGKIQFYTAKPNKNVLRNSNVIVVGTPKTMI, from the coding sequence TTGACATATACACAAAACTTTCAAAATGAAACGACAACTTTATCTGGAAAGTCTGTACAGTCCAACATGTATTTTACCAAGATGGATTATTGGGATATTAAAAAGGCCACATTCAATTTGAATTTTCAGATCTCACAATTGTCTTCCAGACAAGTTTCTGATATAACCGTGTCAATCAATGGTGTTAAATTTGATTCCTTCAGGCCAAAAGACGAAACTGGGGCACAATCTCAACAAATTGAAATACCTTTAAATTTATTGAGTGGAACTAATAAGTTACAAATTAATGGTCAAATTTTAAATCAAACTAGTGATAAGGATTATCAATTGCAACAGACTCCAGCCAATTGGTTGACAATTAATCAGGGATCAAATGTTAATTTTGAATATTCACTAAAACCAGCTGAGAATACTCTGCATTCCTTTTATCATCACTTTTCAGGACAAGATACGGTTTCGTTTCAACATTCTAAAATTGTCACAAGCAATAATCCTAGCGCTGATGAACTAACTGCTAGTATGATTGCTTTATCGGGAGAGTCACGGGTTATTTCGACTGATAATGATCAAGTTCATGTTGTAAGGATGAATAATAGTCACCCTAAAAAGGACGACTACTTAATGGTGGTAGCCAAGTATAATAAATTACCAGATAATTTGAAAAAGCAGATTAATTCTAATAAAATTAATAACCAAGCTATTATCAAAACCTATTATACTAATAATCGTTATTATCTAATTGTTACAGCTCAAACTGGTTCTCTGTTGAAGAAAGCAGCTCGTTTTGTGGCGAACGAGGAATTAATGAATGAGACTGATAAAGCAAGTGAGATGGTGGATGCGAATACAGACACATTTACGTCTTCGCTACATGACAATGGTCATTATCAACTTAGCAGTTCGGAAGATAATGTTCAGGGCGCGGGTCACCAAGAAACTAGTTACTTTATAACGTTACCGAATGATCATACCAATATTGATGATTCGTTACTCAAGTTAAAATTTCGTTATAGTAAAAATTTGAACTTTAATCGTGCTTTGGCCACAGTTTATATCAATAAAACGATCGTTGGCAGTAAAAAGTTGAGTGCTGCCAAAGCTGATGGCGATACAATGACGGTTAATGTTCCACGAGGGATTGCACTAGGCAATAGTTTTCAAGTTAGAGTGGCGTTTGATTTGGAAATGCTAGACCAAAATACATCTGATAATTCCAATACGCCTTGGGCACAGATTGAACCGAAGTCGAGTATTTACGTAAAATCTGAACGTGGGAATGATTTGCTATTTAGCAACTATCCAACGCTATTTATCAATAATCAAACCTATGATAATTTGGCAGTGGTTATTCCTAAGACATTAAGTAATTATGATTTTAAAACATTAACAAATATTTTTAATCTAATTGGTAACTTTTCAAAGAGTAATACTGGTAAAATCCAGTTTTATACCGCAAAACCAAATAAAAATGTTTTGCGAAATAGCAATGTTATAGTAGTTGGTACGCCCAAAACAATGATATGA
- a CDS encoding diguanylate cyclase domain-containing protein: protein MENKDEKNSLFADVGTLTFLALFGATAILMTLSGNIFLNTIYLFCTIGLLMMTYFFGILPSLISNITFIAIQAVVMIYQYMNKVSAIPWQLSFWMVIPILLSLSLYTMTKNQVALQRSNGELRTALIERGAFDEQTNLRTTVAYIEDIAVFAETNRRFEIPVTTAIIKIRYFDDLKRMMGSNQLQHLLKLTTDSIKEKTRTNDITYLLNNEDPTWAILLYTNNKGAGIATQRIKEGFEKNVKADISLNTMAISMVIGIASWDGDTMKTPYDLMNAGIRETQYDV, encoded by the coding sequence ATGGAAAATAAGGATGAAAAAAATTCCCTCTTTGCAGATGTTGGAACTCTGACTTTTTTAGCACTTTTTGGAGCAACAGCAATTTTAATGACGTTAAGTGGAAATATTTTTTTGAATACAATTTATTTATTTTGCACAATTGGATTGTTGATGATGACTTATTTCTTTGGAATTTTACCTAGTTTAATTTCGAATATAACGTTTATTGCCATTCAGGCAGTGGTCATGATTTATCAATATATGAATAAGGTGAGCGCTATTCCTTGGCAGTTGAGCTTTTGGATGGTTATACCAATTTTGTTGTCTTTGTCACTTTATACTATGACCAAAAATCAAGTGGCTCTACAAAGGTCTAACGGCGAATTGCGGACAGCTTTAATTGAGCGAGGTGCATTTGATGAACAGACCAATCTTCGAACGACGGTGGCCTATATAGAAGATATAGCGGTGTTTGCAGAAACTAATCGACGGTTTGAAATACCGGTGACAACAGCAATTATCAAAATCCGTTATTTCGATGATTTGAAAAGAATGATGGGTTCAAATCAGTTACAACATTTATTGAAGTTGACAACAGATTCAATTAAGGAAAAAACTAGGACAAATGATATTACATATTTGTTGAATAATGAAGATCCCACATGGGCGATACTTCTTTATACAAATAATAAAGGTGCTGGTATCGCTACACAGAGAATTAAAGAAGGCTTTGAGAAAAATGTTAAAGCTGATATTTCATTAAATACTATGGCTATTTCCATGGTTATTGGTATTGCTTCATGGGATGGTGACACAATGAAAACCCCATATGATTTGATGAATGCTGGGATACGTGAAACACAGTATGATGTTTAA
- a CDS encoding TetR/AcrR family transcriptional regulator, protein MYSIDEKIQASLLNLMKEKPLDKITIISIADNSNVDRTIVYQKYRDKFAILQVIEDNILNGLDNTTEDTYQLESQKFVSETQILRILEAVNENRETISILLSENGDPRFYEYFVKFLVDKGLKIIDNDPQFNGLDARQKELLVQYLSSALLGLVKYWLLHPEMSAEELNNFFENLFRNGINSFTEQ, encoded by the coding sequence ATGTACAGTATAGATGAAAAGATTCAGGCGTCATTGTTGAACTTGATGAAAGAAAAGCCATTGGATAAGATTACGATTATCTCAATTGCTGACAATAGTAATGTTGATCGGACGATAGTTTACCAAAAATATCGTGATAAATTCGCCATATTGCAGGTGATTGAAGATAATATTTTGAATGGGTTAGATAATACGACTGAGGATACTTATCAATTAGAGTCACAAAAGTTTGTAAGTGAAACACAAATTCTGAGGATTTTAGAAGCTGTGAATGAAAACCGAGAGACGATTAGTATTTTACTGAGTGAAAATGGGGATCCTAGATTTTATGAATACTTTGTCAAATTCTTGGTGGATAAAGGATTAAAAATTATTGATAACGACCCACAGTTTAATGGCTTGGATGCTAGACAAAAAGAGCTGTTAGTACAATATTTGTCTTCAGCACTATTAGGACTTGTAAAGTATTGGTTGCTGCATCCCGAGATGAGTGCAGAGGAGTTAAATAACTTCTTTGAAAATCTCTTTCGTAATGGAATAAACAGTTTTACAGAGCAATAA
- the arcA gene encoding arginine deiminase: MTKPIHVTSEIGKLDVVMLKRPGQEVENITPDTMPRLLFDDIPYLPIAQKEHDNFAQILRDNGTEVLYLDDLAAEAIDAGNIKDAFVEKMLRESDYATGADHDALKEFLMSLDTPALVNQLMIGVRKNDIDFNPTDLVSAAEDSDYPFFMDPMPNLYFTRDPAASIGDGLSINHMTFAARQRESMFMEAIIKYHPRFANKGLHVWRDRNHTHRIEGGDELVLSDHVLAIGVSQRTSATAIQDIARNLFADSNYDTVIAIRIPHNHAMMHLDTVFTMINYDQFTVHPGILGEGGKIDTWTIHPGKDGDLTMEHNQDLKGVLKKELGLDDLDLIPTGNGDPIVAPREQWNDGSNTLAIAPGVVVTYDRNYVSNEILRKHGLKVLETVSSELSRGRGGPRCMSMPLVREDLKK, translated from the coding sequence ATGACAAAACCAATCCATGTTACTTCAGAAATTGGAAAATTGGATGTAGTAATGTTGAAACGTCCCGGACAGGAAGTTGAAAACATTACACCCGACACAATGCCCCGACTATTGTTCGATGACATTCCATATTTGCCAATTGCCCAAAAGGAACATGACAATTTTGCACAAATCTTGAGAGATAACGGAACAGAAGTTCTTTATCTTGATGATTTAGCTGCTGAAGCTATTGACGCCGGAAACATCAAAGATGCTTTCGTTGAAAAGATGCTTCGCGAATCAGATTATGCTACAGGTGCAGATCATGACGCATTGAAGGAATTCTTGATGAGTCTTGATACTCCAGCTCTAGTAAATCAATTGATGATCGGTGTTCGTAAGAATGACATTGACTTTAACCCGACAGATCTTGTCAGTGCCGCTGAAGACTCAGATTATCCATTCTTTATGGATCCAATGCCAAATCTCTACTTCACTAGAGATCCGGCAGCATCAATCGGTGATGGTTTAAGTATCAACCATATGACTTTCGCTGCAAGACAACGTGAATCAATGTTTATGGAAGCAATCATTAAATATCATCCACGTTTTGCAAACAAAGGTTTACATGTATGGCGTGACAGAAACCACACACACCGTATTGAAGGTGGGGACGAATTAGTTCTTAGTGATCACGTATTAGCAATTGGTGTTTCTCAAAGAACATCAGCAACTGCTATTCAAGACATTGCTAGAAACTTATTTGCAGACAGCAACTACGATACAGTTATTGCTATCAGAATTCCTCATAATCACGCTATGATGCATTTGGATACTGTATTTACAATGATTAACTACGATCAATTTACAGTTCATCCAGGTATCCTTGGCGAAGGTGGCAAGATCGATACATGGACAATTCATCCAGGTAAAGATGGCGACCTAACAATGGAACACAACCAAGATCTAAAGGGTGTTCTTAAGAAAGAACTTGGCTTAGATGACCTTGACTTGATTCCAACTGGTAATGGTGATCCAATCGTTGCTCCTAGAGAACAATGGAACGATGGTTCAAATACATTAGCAATTGCCCCAGGTGTTGTTGTTACTTACGATCGTAACTATGTATCTAACGAAATTCTAAGAAAGCACGGCTTGAAAGTTTTGGAGACAGTCTCAAGTGAATTGTCACGTGGTCGTGGGGGCCCTCGTTGCATGAGTATGCCATTAGTTCGTGAGGACTTGAAGAAATAG
- the argF gene encoding ornithine carbamoyltransferase encodes MILDYKGKETSVFQGRSLLAEKDFTPAELEYLIDFGLHLKALKKKGIPHHYLEGKNIALLFEKNSTRTRSAFTTASIDLGAHPEFLGSNDIQLGSKESVEDTGRVLGSMFDGIEFRGFSQKTVEDLAKYSGVPVWNGLTDEWHPTQMLADFMTMKETFGEIKGKTLTFVGDGRNNMANSFLVTGSMLGVNIHIVAPKELFPDQSVIDTAQAYADKSGSKFMITDNIDEGVKGTNVIYTDVWVSMGEESQWAERINLLKPYQVNMDMIKKTGQPDDQIIFMHCLPAFHDTNTKYGQDIKAKYGLNEMEVTDEVFRSKYARQFEEAENRMHSIKAIMAATLGNLFIPKV; translated from the coding sequence ATGATTTTGGATTATAAAGGTAAAGAAACTTCAGTATTTCAAGGAAGAAGTTTACTAGCAGAAAAGGATTTCACACCTGCTGAACTAGAATATTTAATTGATTTCGGACTACATTTAAAGGCTCTTAAGAAGAAGGGCATTCCTCATCATTATCTAGAAGGCAAGAACATTGCATTGTTATTCGAAAAGAATTCAACACGTACACGTTCAGCTTTCACAACTGCATCAATTGATTTAGGTGCACATCCAGAATTCCTAGGATCAAATGACATTCAACTTGGTAGCAAGGAAAGTGTTGAAGATACGGGTCGTGTGCTAGGTAGCATGTTCGATGGTATCGAATTCCGTGGATTCTCACAAAAGACTGTTGAAGATCTTGCTAAGTACTCAGGCGTTCCTGTATGGAATGGTTTGACAGATGAATGGCACCCAACACAAATGCTAGCCGATTTCATGACAATGAAAGAAACATTTGGCGAAATCAAGGGTAAAACTTTGACATTTGTTGGTGATGGTCGTAACAATATGGCTAATAGTTTCTTGGTTACAGGTTCAATGTTGGGTGTAAACATCCATATCGTTGCTCCTAAGGAACTATTCCCTGACCAAAGTGTTATTGATACTGCACAAGCTTACGCTGACAAGTCAGGTAGCAAGTTTATGATTACTGATAACATTGACGAAGGTGTTAAAGGTACTAATGTTATCTATACTGATGTATGGGTATCAATGGGTGAAGAAAGCCAATGGGCTGAAAGAATTAATTTACTCAAACCATATCAAGTAAACATGGACATGATCAAGAAGACAGGTCAACCAGATGACCAAATCATCTTTATGCACTGTCTACCAGCATTCCATGATACAAATACAAAATATGGACAAGACATTAAGGCTAAATATGGCCTAAATGAAATGGAAGTAACAGATGAAGTCTTCAGAAGCAAATATGCACGTCAATTTGAAGAAGCTGAAAACAGAATGCACTCCATTAAAGCCATTATGGCAGCAACTCTAGGTAACTTGTTCATCCCTAAGGTTTAA
- the arcD gene encoding arginine-ornithine antiporter → MEEKKGLSLGALTAAVVTSSIGSGVFTLTSSLAGGAAPGPVLLAWLVVGFGIMMLALALNNLLLKQPESEGIQAYAQAGFGNFAGFVSGWGYWLSAWLGNVAFATVLMSSLGYFFPVFKGGQNVPSVILASIVSWILTYIVNRGVESAAAMNTIITICKLIPLFAFIVVGIFVFKGGIFTAHFWSNVASGVAGNASVTGQFRSCLMIMMWVFVGVEGASMLSSRAQDKNDAGKATIIGIISLLVIYVLASVLPYGYLSQNELAKINQPAMLYIFQDMVGKWGGAFIGIGLIIAILGSWLSWTMLPADTTMLMAEEKLLPASFGKKNKNGAPTFSLVLTAALIQAFLLVLLFSEEAYNFALSLCTAAIVVCYIFVGLYQIKFSLQNKDMKQLWIGIFAAGFQIIAIILAGLHFLMLVCIGYLPGIYFYYKAKKDYNLDGGKLTKSEILWSILIVAFAIISIVMVATGSIKI, encoded by the coding sequence ATGGAAGAAAAGAAGGGTCTATCACTAGGAGCTCTAACAGCGGCCGTTGTTACGAGTTCTATTGGCTCAGGTGTATTTACCTTAACTAGCTCGTTAGCAGGAGGCGCAGCTCCTGGTCCAGTTCTATTAGCATGGTTAGTTGTTGGATTCGGTATCATGATGTTAGCTTTAGCGCTAAATAATCTCTTACTGAAACAACCAGAATCAGAAGGAATCCAAGCTTATGCCCAGGCTGGCTTTGGAAATTTTGCTGGCTTTGTCAGCGGATGGGGATATTGGCTGAGTGCATGGCTTGGAAACGTGGCCTTTGCGACTGTTTTAATGAGTTCGTTGGGTTATTTCTTCCCAGTCTTTAAAGGTGGACAAAACGTTCCGTCAGTAATCCTTGCAAGTATTGTTTCTTGGATTTTGACTTACATCGTTAACCGCGGTGTTGAGTCGGCTGCTGCAATGAATACAATCATTACAATCTGTAAGTTGATTCCACTATTTGCATTTATCGTTGTCGGAATCTTTGTTTTCAAAGGTGGTATTTTCACAGCTCACTTCTGGTCAAATGTGGCCTCAGGTGTAGCCGGAAATGCAAGTGTCACCGGTCAATTTAGATCTTGTTTGATGATCATGATGTGGGTTTTCGTTGGTGTTGAAGGTGCAAGTATGCTTTCATCTCGTGCTCAAGATAAGAACGATGCCGGAAAAGCTACTATCATTGGTATTATCAGTTTATTAGTAATTTATGTTTTAGCATCAGTTTTGCCATATGGTTACTTGTCACAAAACGAATTAGCTAAGATCAACCAACCAGCAATGCTCTATATTTTCCAAGATATGGTCGGAAAATGGGGCGGTGCCTTTATCGGTATCGGCTTGATTATTGCTATCCTTGGTTCTTGGTTGTCATGGACAATGCTACCAGCAGATACGACAATGTTGATGGCTGAAGAAAAACTCTTACCAGCTTCATTTGGTAAAAAGAATAAAAACGGTGCACCTACATTTTCATTGGTGTTAACCGCTGCCTTGATTCAAGCATTTCTATTAGTTCTCTTGTTCTCTGAAGAGGCTTATAACTTTGCACTATCACTATGTACAGCCGCTATCGTTGTGTGCTATATCTTCGTTGGTTTATATCAAATCAAATTCTCACTCCAAAATAAAGATATGAAACAACTCTGGATTGGTATCTTCGCTGCCGGCTTCCAAATTATTGCGATTATTTTAGCCGGACTACATTTCTTAATGTTAGTTTGTATCGGTTACTTACCAGGAATTTACTTCTACTATAAGGCCAAGAAAGATTACAACCTTGATGGTGGTAAATTGACAAAGTCAGAAATTCTCTGGTCAATCTTAATCGTGGCATTTGCAATTATCAGTATTGTGATGGTCGCAACTGGATCAATTAAAATCTAG
- a CDS encoding aminotransferase, whose amino-acid sequence MKIAGFGVEEWLNVHEREAKYDLAQSTITSFSMNEIKDLTQADIYGQLDDQKMNYGWIEGSPTFKKEISKMYQNVDPDNILQTNGATGANLLAIYSLIEPGDHVISVYPSYQQLYDIPRSLGADVSFWKLREDKNWYPDIDELKKLIRPNTKMICINNANNPTGTVLDRKFLEQVVEVARSVGAYILVDEVYLPFDESVDFAPIVDLYEKGISTNSLSKTYSMPGIRVGWTATNAELADIFRKYRDYTMICSGVFSDQMACLVLENKDKVLARNKKIVLDNLAYFKAWVEKTPKISCVFPNGVSTSFVKLDTKKSSLEFCRDLLKDTGVLLVPGEAFDVPGYARLGYCAPHETLTKGLEVLGEYLQDN is encoded by the coding sequence ATGAAAATAGCCGGATTTGGCGTTGAAGAGTGGTTGAACGTCCACGAACGCGAAGCTAAATACGATTTAGCACAAAGTACGATTACTTCATTTTCAATGAATGAAATTAAGGATTTGACGCAGGCTGATATCTACGGTCAGCTTGATGATCAAAAAATGAATTATGGGTGGATCGAAGGTTCACCAACGTTTAAAAAAGAAATTAGTAAAATGTATCAGAATGTTGACCCCGATAACATTCTGCAAACAAATGGTGCAACTGGCGCCAATCTCTTAGCTATTTATTCACTAATTGAACCTGGTGATCATGTCATCAGTGTTTATCCAAGTTATCAACAACTCTATGATATCCCGAGATCATTAGGGGCAGATGTTAGCTTTTGGAAATTGCGTGAAGATAAGAATTGGTATCCAGATATTGATGAATTGAAGAAATTGATTCGTCCAAATACTAAGATGATCTGTATCAATAATGCCAATAACCCAACTGGAACGGTTTTGGATAGGAAGTTTTTAGAGCAAGTCGTTGAAGTTGCGCGTTCTGTTGGTGCCTACATTTTGGTTGATGAAGTCTACTTACCATTTGATGAGTCAGTTGATTTTGCACCAATCGTTGATTTATACGAAAAAGGTATTTCGACAAATTCTTTGTCTAAAACTTATTCCATGCCTGGAATTCGTGTAGGTTGGACAGCAACTAATGCTGAACTAGCTGATATTTTTAGAAAATATCGTGACTACACGATGATCTGTTCCGGAGTTTTCAGTGACCAAATGGCTTGTTTGGTTTTGGAAAATAAGGATAAAGTTTTAGCACGTAATAAGAAGATTGTGCTAGATAATCTAGCTTATTTCAAAGCTTGGGTTGAAAAAACTCCAAAAATTAGTTGTGTCTTTCCAAATGGTGTGTCGACGTCATTTGTGAAGTTAGATACAAAAAAATCCAGCTTAGAATTTTGCCGTGATCTATTGAAAGATACAGGGGTCCTACTAGTCCCTGGTGAAGCCTTCGATGTTCCTGGCTATGCAAGATTAGGTTATTGTGCACCTCATGAAACACTTACCAAAGGTTTAGAAGTTTTAGGAGAGTATTTACAAGACAATTAA
- the arcC gene encoding carbamate kinase codes for MTKERIVVALGGNAILSTDASAKAQQEAVKKTSESLVEFVKSDKDLIITHGNGPQVGNLLLQQAAADSEKNPALPLDTCGAMTEGSIGYWFQNAMKEVMLKNGINKQVVTLITQTIVDKDDPAFGDPTKPIGPFYTEDEVPGLKSAHPDWTIVEDAGRGYRRVVPSPKPVEINEYPAIEAISKAGVIPIVAGGGGIPVVKDGDRLIGKEAVIDKDFGASKIAQLVDADKLIILTSVGGVFYNFGKPNQEEIFDVTADEIQKHIDNDEFAKGSMMPKVQAAVAFVKATGKPAVIGALDDVKEIIAGNKGTVIHK; via the coding sequence ATGACAAAAGAACGTATCGTGGTTGCCTTAGGTGGTAACGCTATTTTAAGTACAGACGCTAGTGCAAAAGCACAACAAGAAGCTGTTAAGAAGACATCTGAGTCACTTGTTGAGTTCGTTAAAAGCGATAAAGACTTGATTATTACTCATGGTAATGGTCCTCAAGTTGGTAACTTATTATTACAACAAGCTGCTGCTGACAGTGAAAAGAACCCAGCTTTGCCACTTGATACGTGTGGTGCTATGACTGAGGGTAGTATCGGTTACTGGTTCCAAAATGCTATGAAGGAAGTTATGCTTAAAAACGGTATTAACAAACAAGTCGTAACTTTGATCACACAAACAATTGTTGATAAGGATGATCCTGCTTTTGGAGATCCTACAAAGCCAATTGGCCCATTCTATACAGAGGATGAAGTTCCAGGCTTAAAATCAGCTCATCCAGATTGGACAATTGTTGAAGATGCCGGTCGTGGTTATAGACGTGTTGTTCCATCACCAAAACCAGTTGAAATTAATGAATATCCAGCTATTGAAGCTATTTCAAAAGCTGGCGTTATTCCTATCGTTGCTGGTGGTGGCGGTATTCCAGTAGTTAAAGATGGTGATCGTTTAATCGGTAAGGAAGCTGTTATCGATAAGGACTTCGGTGCCTCAAAGATTGCTCAATTGGTTGACGCTGATAAGTTGATTATTTTGACTTCTGTTGGGGGAGTATTCTACAACTTCGGCAAACCAAATCAAGAAGAAATTTTTGATGTAACAGCTGATGAAATTCAAAAGCATATTGATAATGATGAGTTTGCTAAAGGTAGCATGATGCCTAAAGTTCAAGCTGCGGTTGCCTTTGTAAAAGCAACGGGCAAACCTGCTGTTATCGGTGCTTTGGATGATGTTAAAGAAATTATTGCCGGTAATAAAGGAACAGTTATTCACAAATAA